A genomic window from Tolypothrix sp. PCC 7910 includes:
- the ltrA gene encoding group II intron reverse transcriptase/maturase yields MNTVKPMYKWNKIPWRKLEKIVYKLQKRIYQAALRGDVKALRKLQKLLMKSWAAKCLAVRRVTQDNKGKKTAGVDGVKSLTPTQRLDLVNNLKLGTKVSPTRRVWIEKPGREEKRPLGIPTMKDRALQALTKLALEPEWEAYFEENSYGFRPGRSCHDAIVAIFNCIRFKPKYVLDADIASCFDKIDHEALLTKLNTSPTIRRQIRAWLKAGVIDSKQMFSTLEGTPQGGVLSPLLANIALHGMEKRIKESFPRRGTIKNGERIFYNAAHLVRYADDFVILHEDITVVQKCKEIIFEWLKDMGLELKPSKTKLVHTLNSHDGEPPGFDFLGFNIRQHKCGKYTTGKNSHGVKLGFRTIITSSKDKVQLHLLEIAQVIDKHKALSQVELIHKLNPIIIGWCNYYRAVSSCKIFYKLDFLVYQKLRRWANRRHPNKNKHWVSNKYWQTIGGDNWVFATRLEGTNPLVLRKHGQTKMVDHTKVKGESSPYDGNLVYWSTRMGQHPEMPKRMATLLKKQKGKCAHCGLHFKQEDVMEVDHKIPKSRGGKDNYDNWQLLHRHCHDTKTATDSSYGTKSGCNSAKPKPSSELTWFWEEDMLVMRYV; encoded by the coding sequence ATGAACACGGTTAAACCGATGTATAAATGGAACAAAATTCCCTGGCGAAAGTTAGAGAAAATTGTTTATAAGCTGCAAAAAAGAATTTATCAAGCCGCTCTTCGTGGTGATGTAAAAGCACTTCGTAAACTCCAGAAGTTGTTGATGAAGTCCTGGGCTGCAAAATGTCTCGCGGTTCGTAGAGTTACCCAAGATAATAAGGGTAAAAAGACGGCAGGTGTGGACGGTGTAAAATCACTGACCCCAACGCAACGTCTTGACCTAGTAAATAATTTAAAATTGGGTACAAAGGTCAGTCCAACCCGGAGAGTATGGATAGAAAAACCGGGAAGGGAGGAGAAAAGACCTTTAGGAATTCCTACAATGAAAGACCGCGCGTTACAGGCGCTAACCAAACTGGCTTTAGAACCAGAATGGGAAGCGTATTTTGAAGAGAACTCATACGGCTTCAGACCGGGACGCTCATGTCATGACGCAATTGTAGCAATTTTTAATTGCATAAGGTTTAAACCAAAATATGTTTTGGATGCCGATATTGCATCTTGCTTCGATAAAATCGACCATGAAGCACTGTTAACAAAATTAAATACATCCCCCACCATTCGCCGTCAGATTCGTGCTTGGTTAAAAGCGGGGGTGATTGACTCAAAACAGATGTTTTCAACGCTTGAGGGAACACCGCAGGGTGGTGTTTTGTCACCGCTCTTAGCAAACATTGCCCTCCACGGTATGGAAAAACGGATAAAAGAGTCATTCCCAAGAAGGGGTACTATTAAAAATGGTGAGCGAATATTTTACAATGCTGCCCACCTTGTCCGCTATGCCGATGACTTCGTAATTCTCCACGAAGACATAACCGTTGTCCAAAAGTGCAAAGAAATAATCTTTGAATGGTTAAAAGACATGGGTTTAGAACTAAAACCTAGTAAAACCAAACTGGTACATACCCTTAACAGTCACGATGGTGAACCTCCAGGATTTGATTTTCTGGGATTTAACATTAGACAACACAAATGTGGAAAATATACCACAGGTAAAAACTCTCATGGGGTAAAACTAGGTTTTAGGACAATCATCACTTCCAGCAAGGATAAAGTTCAACTACATCTATTAGAAATTGCTCAAGTAATTGACAAGCATAAAGCTCTTTCACAAGTGGAATTAATTCACAAATTAAATCCAATCATAATTGGATGGTGCAATTACTATCGAGCAGTTTCTAGCTGCAAAATCTTTTATAAATTAGATTTCCTGGTGTATCAAAAACTTAGACGCTGGGCAAATCGTCGTCATCCCAATAAGAATAAACATTGGGTGTCAAATAAATACTGGCAAACAATAGGCGGCGATAACTGGGTATTCGCCACAAGACTTGAGGGTACAAATCCCCTTGTTTTGCGTAAGCATGGTCAAACTAAAATGGTTGACCACACCAAAGTTAAAGGCGAATCGTCACCATACGACGGTAACCTGGTTTACTGGAGTACAAGAATGGGACAGCATCCTGAAATGCCAAAACGAATGGCTACATTGCTTAAAAAGCAAAAGGGAAAATGCGCCCACTGCGGACTGCACTTTAAACAAGAAGACGTGATGGAAGTTGACCATAAAATCCCTAAATCGCGAGGTGGAAAGGATAATTACGATAATTGGCAACTTCTACATAGACACTGCCACGATACAAAAACTGCTACTGATAGCAGTTATGGCACAAAATCTGGCTGTAATAGCGCCAAGCCTAAGCCATCCTCTGAACTTACCTGGTTTTGGGAAGAGGACATGCTGGTAATGCGGTATGTGTGA
- a CDS encoding relaxase/mobilization nuclease domain-containing protein, with protein sequence MIGKIKKGKSFTGLTKYILEKEQAELLCTNLAGETPQDFYQQLSATRQLNPRVRSPVSHISIGFPPTERPDKQQLKDIVEGTLAGLGFEKNLYFAASHNDCNHFHLHIAASRINIDGECVSDWYDKRRLEKVLRNLESQFDLTPVPFSWNVDRTAPSTGQKRRMRQQTREFELRLRDKPADPSAMEKIQNAVDTTIRPGITMTQFLDNLKSAGIETQIKVNSEGVILGISYSIDGVAFPGRKLGRNGQACTLKSLLARGINCDFQQDALALESRMKSNNPSHNKTVTPVLIGTIQNHPQNLFLLTANSHSSVEDPVPQSQLTNLNSQDDKEQTNYIVTSKIELTKHNKLTEMEWD encoded by the coding sequence ATGATTGGCAAGATTAAAAAAGGTAAAAGCTTTACTGGACTGACTAAATATATCCTCGAAAAAGAACAAGCAGAGTTACTTTGCACCAACCTCGCAGGAGAAACACCCCAAGATTTTTATCAACAACTTTCAGCAACTAGACAGCTAAATCCAAGAGTGCGATCGCCTGTTAGTCACATCAGCATCGGCTTCCCACCCACCGAAAGACCAGATAAACAACAGCTAAAGGATATTGTCGAAGGTACACTTGCAGGTTTGGGATTTGAGAAAAATCTTTATTTCGCAGCATCTCATAATGACTGTAACCACTTCCACTTGCACATCGCTGCAAGTCGCATCAATATTGATGGCGAATGTGTATCTGACTGGTACGATAAACGACGATTAGAAAAAGTGCTGAGAAATTTGGAATCCCAATTCGACTTAACTCCTGTACCATTTTCGTGGAATGTAGACCGTACTGCACCCTCTACCGGACAAAAGCGGCGGATGCGGCAACAGACAAGAGAATTTGAACTCAGATTGCGAGATAAACCAGCAGATCCAAGTGCAATGGAAAAAATCCAGAATGCAGTAGATACGACAATTCGACCGGGAATAACGATGACTCAATTTTTAGATAATTTGAAGTCAGCAGGTATAGAAACTCAAATCAAAGTTAATAGTGAAGGTGTAATCTTGGGTATTTCTTATTCAATAGATGGGGTAGCTTTCCCAGGAAGAAAATTAGGAAGGAATGGTCAGGCTTGTACTCTCAAAAGCCTTTTGGCACGAGGTATAAACTGTGATTTCCAGCAGGATGCTTTAGCCCTAGAGAGTCGGATGAAAAGTAACAATCCCAGTCACAACAAGACAGTAACTCCTGTTTTAATTGGGACAATTCAAAACCATCCTCAAAACTTATTTTTACTGACAGCTAATTCACATTCATCTGTTGAAGATCCTGTTCCACAAAGCCAACTAACAAATCTTAATAGTCAGGACGACAAAGAGCAGACTAATTATATAGTCACATCAAAAATTGAGCTGACAAAACACAACAAATTAACTGAAATGGAATGGGATTAA